The Streptomyces laurentii region CGCGTACCTCAGCGTCCACCAGACCGGGGCCCTGTTCCCGCTGCAGAACGGCGGCGAGGACGCGGCCCTGTTCTGCTGGGCCTTCCTGCTGCTCGTCTTCTCCGGACCGGGCGCGCTCGCGCTCGACGGGCTGCGCGGGGCGCGGGGCGGCGACCCGGCGCGCCTCGGGAGCGCGGGCGCCGCGTAGGCTCCGCAGCGTGAACGTGCTCGACGGCACGGGGTGGTCACTGGCGTCGCTGACCGCGAGCCCGTGGATCTACGCGGTGGTGTCGACGTCCATCCTGCTCGACGTGTTCCTGCCGGTGCTGCCCAGCGGCATCCTCGTCGTCACCGCCGCCACCGCGTCCGCCTCGGCCGTCGTCGCGGGCGGGGCGAGCGGGGCCGCCGCGGCGCAGGGCCCGTACGCCCCCGGCCTGCTCCCGCTGCTGCTCTGCGCGGCCGCGGCCTCGTTCCTCGGCGATCTCGCCGCGTACCGGCTGGCCCGGCGCGGCGAGGGCCGGATCGCCCGTGCCGCCGCGCGCTCGCGCCGGCTGGCCACGGCGCGGACCCGGCTCGGCGACGCGCTCGCCCGGGGCGGCGGCCCGCTCGTCGTCCTCGCCCGCTTCGCGCCCGCCGGACGCTCGGTGGTCGCCTTCGGCGCGGGCGCGACCGGGCGCCCCGCGCGCGACTTCCTGCCCTGGTCGGCCCTGGCGGCCACGGTGTGGGCGGGGTACGGCGTGGGGCTCGGCAGGCTCGGCGGCCACTGGCTGGGCGCGACCTGGCTGGGCGCCTGCGTCCCGGTCCTGGCCCTGTTCCTGGCGGGCTCGCTCGCGGCCCTCACCCTCCGGCGCACGGCCAAGGCGCGCTCGGCCCGGTCTCGCCCCGCGGGCCCTGGCGTGGGCGTGGGTGCGGGTGCGCCTACTCCTGCTCCTGCGGCTCCGGCTGCCTGACGGGGTGCGCTCCGCGTACCTCCAGATCGGCGAGGAGCCGGGCGGTGGCCGCCGCGACCTCCTCGACGGCGCGGTCGAACACCTCTTGGTTGTGCGCGGCGGGGGCGCGGAAGCCGGAGACCTTGCGGACGTACTGGAGCGCGGCCGCGTGAATGTCGTCCCCGGTGGCCTCGTGGGGCAGCGCGGGCGGGCGGAGGGTCTTGATGCTTCGGCACATGCTTCCAGTGTGACGCGCACCACTGACAGCGCCAGGTCCCCGGTGCCGCCGGGTCCCCCTCCGGGTCCCCACGGTCCTGTCAGGCACCTCGGTCGCGTCAGGCAGCCCGGTCCCGTCAGGTGCCCCAGCCCCGTCTGCTGCGGGCGTTGATCTCGGCGGCGCGGGCCCGGAGCTCCCGCAGGGGCGTCGCGAGCTGGACGTCGGCGGGTTCGGCGTGCCATTCCAGGCCGCCGCGCACCGGCCGGATGACGAAACGGCCGCCGACCCTGTCGACGTAGAAACCGACCCTTCCGGTGGCCGTGTCCCGCACGAGATCACCGGCCTCGGGCTGTGCCTGCACCTATCCCTCCCGTCCCAGTCGGAGATCAGATGGATACCACTCAGACAAGCTCTGGCGCAGCTCCCTGTCAACGCGTCTCTAGAGAAGTCCCCCGATGGACGGACTCCGGGCCCGGGACGGCGCACCGGCGGCCCCGAGCCCCCGGAACCGGGCCTTAGGGTGTGCGGCAGACGGAAGGGAGTGGTCCACCCATGCCTGACCACGGCGGCGACCGGAGGCCCAAGTACCAGCGCATCGCGGACGAGTTGAGAACCGCGATGGATGCGGGCGCCTTCGCGCCCGGCGACCGGCTCCCGGGCGAGAACGATCTGATGGCCGCGCACGGCGTGGCCCGGATGACCGCCCGCCAGGCCCTGTCCGTGCTGCGCGCCGAAGGCCTGGCCGAGGCCCGCAAGGGTGTCGGGGTCTTCGTCCGCTCGTTCCGCCCGCTGCGCCGCCGGGGCGTCACCCGGCTGTCGCGCGAACGGTGGGGCAACGGCCGTTCGGTCTGGTCGGCCGACCTCGGCGACCGCACCCTCGTGGTGGACCGGGTCGAGGTGTCCGCGGCCGCCCCGGCGGGCCCGCGGGTGGCCCGGGCGCTCGGCCTGGACTCCCCCGAGGCGCCGGTCTGCGTCCGCCGGCGGCGCTTCGTCCTGGACGGCAAGCCGGTGCTGCTCGCGGTCTCGTACCTGCCGGCCCCGTTCACCGAGGGCACCGCGATCACCGAACCGGACACCGGGCCGGGCGGCACCTACGCCCGGCTGGCGGAGCACGGCCACCGGCCGGTCCGCTTCCGCGAGGAGATCCGCTGCCGGATGCCGACCCCGGCCGAGACCACCGGGCTCGCCCTCGAACCGGGCACGCCGGTGATCCTGATCTGCCGAACGGCCGTGACGGAGACGGGAGTCGCGGTCGAGTTCAACGAGATGACGCTGGACGCGTCCACGTACGTGCTGGAGTACGACTTCGAGGCCTGACGCCCCTCACGCGCCGGCGACGGTTCCGGTCGCGGGAGCGGGGGCCGGGACCGCGGCTTCCGGCGTGGGTGCGGTGTCCGGCACGGGCGCGGGTACGGACGGGGCCACGCTCGCGTCACGCTGCGCGGGCAGCCCGTACTGCTGCAACTCGGCGTTGACCTGCCCGCCCAGGGTCATCACGTTGAGCGTCGCCGAGTTCTCGCTGGCGATCGCCTTCTCCACGCGCGCGACGAGCGTCGTGAACGCCTCCCGCCCGGAGAGCTTGTGATACGGACCGACCCGCGCGGCGAAGTAGACCCTCTCGTGGCCGAGGAGTTGCTCGGTGGAGCGGTAGTTCTTCCACTGCTCGCGATAGCGGTAGACGCTCTCCAGCGACACCGACGCGACCACGACCACACTGAGCACGGTGGCCGTGACCCGCGCGAACCCCAGGTCCAGATTCACGAGTACGGGCACGAGCGCCGCCCCGACCACCGACACGGTCCGCATCCGCAGATGCATCGCCTTCATCTTGGTGGCCTTGCGGTCGTACCACGCCTGATACTGCCCGAGCCGCTCGTCGACGTACGCCTTCGGCGTCATCTCCCCGTTGTGCGGCGGCACTTCCGGCCCGTCCCCCATGTCGTCCATGCCGGGGAGTATGCCACCCTGCTCTGCCGGCGCCGCCGCGGCACCGACGCACAGGGACGTCACCTCACGGGGGAACCATGGAACCGACCCGACCGACACCGCGCGAGACCTTCGCCGACCGCCTGCCCCTGGGCGAGCGCCTGCCGCTGCCCGAGGACTCGCTGGCGAACTGGAACACCTTCCCCTTCGAGGGCGGCCTGCGGGTCAAACCGCTCCAGCCCCCGGTCCTCCCGGAACCGGACCGGGCGGGCGAGTCCGGCCCCGCCGACTGCCCGACCTGCCGCCGGCCCGTCACCGACGCGCTGTGGGCCGACGACCACTGGCGCCTGGACGCCCCCGGCACCGAGTCCCGACTCCCCGCCACGGTGCTGCTCCAGCCCCGCGCCCACCACGACCTGACGGACCTGCCCCCGGCCCGCGCGGCCGAACTCGGCCCGCTCCTCCAGCGCGTGGAACGGGCCATGCTCACCCTCGACGACGTCGCCCGGGTCCACGTCAACCGCTGGGGCGACGGCGCGGCCCACCTCCACTTCTGGCTCCTCGCCCGCCCCGCGGGACTGCTCCAGCTCCGCGGCACCTTCCTCCCGGCCTGGGAAGAACTCCTCCCCCCAC contains the following coding sequences:
- a CDS encoding SNARE associated golgi family protein (SNARE associated Golgi family protein [Streptomyces fulvissimus DSM40593];~SNARE associated Golgi protein; pfam09335;~UniProt-pubmed:11572948; UniProt-pubmed:20624727; UniProt-pubmed:21463507; UniProt-pubmed:18375553; UniProt-pubmed:20581206; UniProt-pubmed:12000953; UniProt-pubmed:20064060; UniProt-pubmed:21551298;~identified by MetaGeneAnnotator; putative); translation: MNVLDGTGWSLASLTASPWIYAVVSTSILLDVFLPVLPSGILVVTAATASASAVVAGGASGAAAAQGPYAPGLLPLLLCAAAASFLGDLAAYRLARRGEGRIARAAARSRRLATARTRLGDALARGGGPLVVLARFAPAGRSVVAFGAGATGRPARDFLPWSALAATVWAGYGVGLGRLGGHWLGATWLGACVPVLALFLAGSLAALTLRRTAKARSARSRPAGPGVGVGAGAPTPAPAAPAA
- a CDS encoding hypothetical protein (DUF2277 domain-containing protein [Streptomyces albus J1074];~Uncharacterized conserved protein (DUF2277); pfam10041;~identified by MetaGeneAnnotator; putative), translated to MCRSIKTLRPPALPHEATGDDIHAAALQYVRKVSGFRAPAAHNQEVFDRAVEEVAAATARLLADLEVRGAHPVRQPEPQEQE
- a CDS encoding hypothetical protein (identified by MetaGeneAnnotator; putative;~sequence version:1), translating into MQAQPEAGDLVRDTATGRVGFYVDRVGGRFVIRPVRGGLEWHAEPADVQLATPLRELRARAAEINARSRRGWGT
- a CDS encoding gntR family transcriptional regulator (2SCD46.29, possible GntR-family regulatory protein,len: 252 aa; similarto many regulators of possible integrative plasmid origin e.g. TR:Q07191 (EMBL:Z19589) from plasmid pSAM2 of Streptomyces ambofaciens (259 aa) fasta scores; opt: 475, z-score: 554.1, E(): 2.1e-23, 34.6% identity in 246 aa overlap and TR:Q9X8D2 (EMBL:AL049573) KorSA, regulatory protein from Streptomyces coelicolor (259 aa) fasta scores; opt: 485, z-score: 565.6, E(): 4.9e-24, 35.0% identity in 257 aa overlap. Contains Pfam match to entry PF00392 gntR, Bacterial regulatory proteins, gntR family.;~DNA-binding site [nucleotide binding];~GntR family transcriptional regulator [Streptomyces coelicolor A3(2)];~Transcriptional regulators [Transcription]; COG2188;~UTRA domain; pfam07702;~Winged helix-turn-helix (WHTH) DNA-binding domain of the GntR family of transcriptional regulators; cd07377;~identified by MetaGeneAnnotator; putative), with translation MPDHGGDRRPKYQRIADELRTAMDAGAFAPGDRLPGENDLMAAHGVARMTARQALSVLRAEGLAEARKGVGVFVRSFRPLRRRGVTRLSRERWGNGRSVWSADLGDRTLVVDRVEVSAAAPAGPRVARALGLDSPEAPVCVRRRRFVLDGKPVLLAVSYLPAPFTEGTAITEPDTGPGGTYARLAEHGHRPVRFREEIRCRMPTPAETTGLALEPGTPVILICRTAVTETGVAVEFNEMTLDASTYVLEYDFEA
- a CDS encoding hypothetical protein (identified by MetaGeneAnnotator; putative;~sequence version:1) codes for the protein MSVGSVPWFPREVTSLCVGAAAAPAEQGGILPGMDDMGDGPEVPPHNGEMTPKAYVDERLGQYQAWYDRKATKMKAMHLRMRTVSVVGAALVPVLVNLDLGFARVTATVLSVVVVASVSLESVYRYREQWKNYRSTEQLLGHERVYFAARVGPYHKLSGREAFTTLVARVEKAIASENSATLNVMTLGGQVNAELQQYGLPAQRDASVAPSVPAPVPDTAPTPEAAVPAPAPATGTVAGA
- a CDS encoding hypothetical protein (identified by MetaGeneAnnotator; putative;~sequence version:1), with product MEPTRPTPRETFADRLPLGERLPLPEDSLANWNTFPFEGGLRVKPLQPPVLPEPDRAGESGPADCPTCRRPVTDALWADDHWRLDAPGTESRLPATVLLQPRAHHDLTDLPPARAAELGPLLQRVERAMLTLDDVARVHVNRWGDGAAHLHFWLLARPAGLLQLRGTFLPAWEELLPPLPEATRAHNHHHLATTLARAGGTAYTSPNARP